TTATGTCTTACGGCTCATTGCCGATAGAAGAAGCCAAAAAATACAATCCAATATTGGTTTTCCCTGACGATAATAACCACTTGCTAAAATAACCTTGTGATATTCGACCTCAAAACAGCGCTAAAATATATCATCCTGTTTTTAATCGGGATAGGGGTTTTATATTTAGCTTTTAGAGGTCAGGATTTAGGAAAGATCTGGCAGGAAATTAAAACCGCCAACTACTTTTGGGTAATTACTTCTGCATTTGCAGTATGGATTGCTCATGTGTTACGTGCTTTGCGATGGCAAATGCTGTATAAATCCATTCATTACAAGGTGAGTTTCTGGAATGCCTACCATGCCGTAATGATCGGCTATCTGGCTAACCTCGCTTTACCGCGCTTCGGAGAGATTGGCCGCTGTTCGGTTATCCAAAAAGCCGAAAAGGTGCCCATGTTTGCTTCTATAGGTACCGTAATTACCGAGCGGCTATTTGATGTGCTGATGCTTTTTCTTACCAGTTTGGCGATGCTGGTTTTTCAGTATGATATTGTAGCCGATTTTCTTTATCAAACCATATATCTTAATCTTGTTAAAAAATTAAGTGCGAT
The nucleotide sequence above comes from Pedobacter riviphilus. Encoded proteins:
- a CDS encoding lysylphosphatidylglycerol synthase transmembrane domain-containing protein, which produces MIFDLKTALKYIILFLIGIGVLYLAFRGQDLGKIWQEIKTANYFWVITSAFAVWIAHVLRALRWQMLYKSIHYKVSFWNAYHAVMIGYLANLALPRFGEIGRCSVIQKAEKVPMFASIGTVITERLFDVLMLFLTSLAMLVFQYDIVADFLYQTIYLNLVKKLSAINYLWLVGLGIVILLLVAVAIYFLRQKFSKKFLRIFVSLRQGFGSYSKLKRKGLFLTYTLGIWLFYSLSMYFAFSSIQATSGLHFNAAFTAIVFSGFAMAAPVQGGIGVFHWMVAQSLVLYSISFKDGLAYSTIIHSSQVLLILILGSLSLCKILFNRTL